The genomic interval TGATAATCACGCATAGCAGGCTCACTTATAATGTTAAGTTTGCTGCAATACCAGCGGTGCGATCGTAAATAACATTGTTTGTTATCTTTTGGAATAAAGAATGATCCGGTGTTGAAACAATTccctgaaaaaaatattgatatcaAGTTTAAAAACCCTATCACAGTTGCGGAAGCACCAGTGATGTGATAGTTGTATTTGTATGGTTTCACTTACTAAGGTTTAAACGCTAGTGATCATAAATATCACGCATATAATCATAAATATTCCACGCAGACAAATATAGTCTCAATATAGGATTTTAGTGAGTCTAGGTTGTGCATTCTACCGTTAGTGGGCTAAATTATaaaagttcaccggaggtccctcaacttaacatcGAGCagtaaattttgaattttcaattttcaatttagagttgattttggatttttttcattgaagtttatttttttagcatttgcttttagatcactatgaacacgtatataaaagttttatttataaatcatATTTCGTTTGTAAATACGATCGAGGCCGTATCTTTGAGAGTTTGAGTTATTTTAGAGACTGATTGTGCGTCTATGTGTTAAAAGCGAGGCTGAGATGCCACGTTTGAGTACTAAAACGCGAGAGTTCTACTAGTCGAGTCGAGTCGAGCGGCAGCGcagcgcctccgcctcggcaAGTCGGCGACGGTTGCCTGGCTGTTCCGCCTCCACCGCGAGAGGCTACGTCGGCgtcgctccgccgcgccgactTCCATCTCCGGCCGCCAACTCGCGAGGCCGCGACGCCGTCGTCCCGCTCCCGAGCTCGCTCCGCAAGTACGGCGACGACGCCCGTGGCGCGCCGACTTCCATCTCCGGCCACCACCAACTCGCGAGGCCGCGACGCCGTCGTCCCGCTCCCGCGCGCTCTCCTCCGCAAGTCGGCGACGACGCCCCTGGTGCgtacctctcctctcctctccgcctcctctcTGACCGCTCCTCCGCCTTCACAGCCCGCCGACGAGCGCCCtccgccgtggcgccgcccctccctctcctctccgatTCTTCGATCGTGTTTTGGTGTTCGGCTGTTGGTTGAGAATTTCTGTGtacctcgaaaaaaaaaattcggctCGCTTGGTTGAGCATTTTGGAATTTGCTGCTACTCATTTGATTGTTTCCTGTCCGATGATGCTATGGTTTTGTTCGTGCTACTCTCTccgttgttgtttttttttttttttgtgtgtgtgtgtgtgtgtgtgtgtgtttcttCGTGGTTTTCCCCTTCGATGATGCTAGGGTCGTTCGTGGTACTCATCTCCGTCGATTTTGCGTTTTTTTGGTGCTCCGATGAGGCGATGATGCTAGCTAGATATTGTCGTGTGACGACTGCGAGTGCGAGCTGTCAGTTTTTCGATCGCggtgttcttcttcttttcgCAAATGGACTTGGTGCTTTTACTGAGCTATCTTGCTCGAACATATTTAATTTCGGAAGTCTTTGGATCGTTTCGTGGCAAGATTTTGGATGATTGCTGATCTTGTTGTTAGTTTTACGTTCCTGTCTCCACCACCTCTCCAAGGCGCTTCATGCGCGTACATCGTCTTCTGGCTTCTCTTCCGTtcgtgctccgcctccgcccaaAAACCGCCGTGGCCTTGGTTCACAGTTTGCAAGCCGCGGCGAGTGCCGACGCTGACGCATCTTCTGCACTGCGACCAGCTACCCATTTGATtttgttgtttggttggttttttCGATGAGTTCTCTTCGGTTTTGCGCTATGCACGCTCGCGATAGAATTCCGCCGAAAAGACACCATTCTTGGCTACTTGTGGTTTTCTGCGTCTCTCCCGTGCTCCATCGAACTCTTgggttgtttttctttttttaacctATTCGTATTAAAGGAGAGGGAAACACTATACAACAGCCGTGAGGCTAGGAgcttataaaattgaaaaaaagagagaaacagTACGTGGTTGGGGAGGGGGCGACCACTAGAGGAGTAGAGGGTGCGAAAAGATAAATTTCTTGATTACGGATTATTGATTGTGCTACCACGGGTATCTGGCAGTAGGGACTGGATTACCTTCGCTCCACTTGCGCGCCATAGCCATGTTTCGTCAATTTCCCGGTTAATGATTCCTTGCGGTGGCTCTTGGGTTGGTTTTTTGAGCTCTCGTGACCCAATTCCGTCGAGAAGACGCTCAAGATGCCATGCTCGGCAACTAGTGATTTTCTGAGTTGTATTGCGCTCGATCGAGATGCCATCCTCGGCAACTTTTCTGTCGCTCTTGCGCTTGATCAAACTCCGCAAGACAACGCCGGAGACGCCATCATCGGCAATAGTTAAGCTAGCCTATTGTTTGTCGGgctttgggttttttttttagtgaaatATATGGCCGGCCTCTAAACTTGTGTGTTAGTGTCACTTAAATCTGTGAACTTGAAATTGCATGTTTAGGTCCGTGAATttggtttaatgtaccaccCCTTGTCCAAATGTCATTTGACTGTGTTTGACCACCAACGTGGCATGCCATGTAGGCAACGCATTTGTTCTCAATCCCCTCCACATCACAATACGTCGCATATATCTCCTCGTAGCTATATAGTGACACCAgaatcccaaaaaaaatccttaaatcaTTCTTCCCTCTCATTCTTCTCCTTGCGTGTACAGAAAATGCACGCCCTATTAGCAATTGACATTGCTCTGCACTTCAAAATGACCTTATCCTTGCACAAGGGGCACTGCACCCAACCCCGCTGCACTGCGCTGCCTCCTGCCGCTAATCTCACCGCCGAGGCCGCCACAGCCGCTACCTCTCGGCCTACTTCTGCTAACCTCACCGTAGAGACCCTAGTCGATTTAGGGATATTTTGGGGGATTTGGGTTGAAATGCACGGGTCAGGGCGAGTTATGTGCGAAGGTATATGTGGAGGGGTCAGGGGACTGAGTACAAAAATGTTGcctatgtggcatgccacgttggCGGTCAAACGTGGTCAAAGAACGATTGAACTAGGGGTGGTACATTAAAACAAGTTTACAGcccacaagtttaaggaccggcaATATATTTCACTCTTTTTGTTTGTACTCTCTTGTTTGTGAGATTTCATTgcatttgtgatttttttttcagtttttctaattaaatttcCAAATCCAATGATTTCTTTTACGCTTTTATGAGATTTCGTTGCATTTGtgtttctttttcagtttttctaatacattttcaaatatttgatCCGTAGGCTAAAGCATAATGTCGTCGACTCTTAACACCCTAATAAGAACTTTCCTACGAGGGTTCTTTAGGGAAGTAAAAGAGGAAGTCAAAAACAACCCTGATATTGTTCGAGAGGTGTTTGAGAGGCTTGTAAAAGAAATTTCTGATGAGGGAAAGCTGCCACTGCCAAGCGCTGATGAGGCTCTTCAGCTGCCTGAGGAGGTTATTCAGCTGCCTCCCGAGGTGCTTGAGCGAATTTCTAATGTTCTTAAGGAAACCATCCAGACTACTCCGATGTCAGAGAACATTGAGCTTATTACTCCTTCAGAGATCACCACTCTTTTAGAGAGTACCCTGCTCACCACTCCTTTACAAAGAACTTCATCAACACCAAATGACTGCAATACTATCATGCCTATATCTCTATCTGTGTACTCAAGTCAGCACATTCTTGGCTTGGTCAAAGAGATTATGTCCGATGTAAAATTGAGACCCTATATCGTTGGAGCAGTCTGCGTTGTGGGAGTCATAGTAGCCTATATTCTTTACAAGAAAAGAACAGCTGCTCTCAACAATAGAAATCCCAATGGAGGGGACGACATTGCTGATGATTTTTGGGGCAATTGGCATGATGGGAACCTGGAGATGTTTGATGATAGCAATGACCATGGTTCTTCAGACGATGAAGGAGCCATTCACGATATTGTTGCCATTCCTGGAGAAGGTTTTCAATTCAATATTATTGCTATTACTGGAGGAGGGTTCCAATTCCTTGTTGAGGTATTTGGCAGTGATTCTTCAAACGATGAAATTCAGAATGTTGCTATTCCTGGAAGAGGGTTCCAATTCCTTGTTCAGGTATTTATCCCTGAATTATTTTCATAATGAGTTTTCAGATCATGTACTGAATTAATCATTTGGAGTTAGTGCTATTTCTGGCTTCGTGAAAGTATAGCCCTCTGTCCATGC from Oryza glaberrima chromosome 3, OglaRS2, whole genome shotgun sequence carries:
- the LOC127765660 gene encoding uncharacterized protein LOC127765660 yields the protein MSENIELITPSEITTLLESTLLTTPLQRTSSTPNDCNTIMPISLSVYSSQHILGLVKEIMSDVKLRPYIVGAVCVVGVIVAYILYKKRTAALNNRNPNGGDDIADDFWGNWHDGNLEMFDDSNDHGSSDDEGAIHDIVAIPGEGFQFNIIAITGGGFQFLVEVFGSDSSNDEIQNVAIPGRGFQFLVQVAIPVAPTFKVFMALTKFEGFTAPPYSPNNSKNLPLTAALLKFIDAVNQGSLLPSVVFLKFIDAVNQGSLKPSVVFPSSQISGFNRSRLLTTSTSHPAVHEFNGSRLLSLSA